In Janthinobacterium rivuli, a single genomic region encodes these proteins:
- a CDS encoding EAL domain-containing protein, whose amino-acid sequence MNTALLPQALVLVVDDDTMTRILVTEALEPEGFRIEEAASGLEALAAFQRGVPDLILLDVAMPGMSGFECCQQLRRLPGGAHVPIVVLTGNDDDDSIKQALEAGASDFISKPMQWRLLAHRLRYLLRASSALTELSRIQESLNHAQALARLGNWEYRVAGGDGYWSPELLRILGLDADSGPTSFERLLQCLPEDQRPLLLDAFMELHASGTSYGLEHKVLRPDGGECIVFHQAEAVREGRQVLLMRGTVQDITERKLQQLRIEYLANHDALTDLPNRQLLNDRIGQAIAHARRTRLHLATLMLDLDRFKFVNDSYGHPVGDALLQEVARRLKLAVREGDTVARQGGDEFVLLLTDLPDIVTAEQIVQKVLAVFADPFVLGEHTLHVSTSIGASVFPSDGDSGDMLLKTADAALYSAKDKGRNGYQFYNHKMGVLVEERAEIEHALHQALALGELELHYQPKVDLTSGKIYGMEALLRWRRDGIGLVPPDRFIPLAEETGMIVPIGEWVLRTACAQLGVWHAYGFTHLTMAVNVSARQFRQADMPQLVREVLADSGVPAHCLELELTESVLMQNRDLVVKALEQLKEIGVTLSLDDFGTGYSSLSYLKQFPIDVVKIDQSFIRDVTDSVDGASLTRSIIAMAKSLHMTTVAEGVETEGQLGFLNTNHCDAMQGYYFSRPLPGAEMDQMLHAGTHLPPENCHAETPQRVLLLVDDEEHILSALRRSLRKEGYQILSTSKPQEALELVAANAVGVILTDARMPGMSGNELLRRIKGIYPEIVRVMLSGYPELHSVTAAINEGSVYKFITKPWDETLLKDHLREAFVRFESGVQRPPVSPHGIEIGNRAA is encoded by the coding sequence ATGAATACCGCACTGCTCCCGCAAGCACTGGTCCTGGTGGTCGATGACGACACCATGACGCGCATCCTGGTGACGGAAGCGCTGGAACCGGAAGGCTTCCGCATCGAGGAAGCGGCCAGCGGCCTGGAAGCGCTGGCCGCTTTCCAGCGCGGCGTGCCCGACCTGATCCTGCTCGACGTTGCCATGCCCGGCATGAGCGGCTTCGAATGCTGCCAGCAGCTGCGCCGCTTGCCCGGCGGCGCGCACGTGCCCATCGTCGTGCTGACCGGCAACGACGACGATGACTCCATCAAGCAGGCGCTGGAAGCGGGCGCCAGTGATTTTATCTCCAAGCCGATGCAATGGCGGCTGCTGGCGCACCGGCTGCGCTACCTGCTGCGGGCCAGCAGCGCGCTCACCGAATTGAGCCGTATCCAGGAAAGCCTGAACCACGCGCAGGCGCTGGCCCGCCTCGGCAACTGGGAATACCGGGTCGCCGGCGGTGACGGCTACTGGTCGCCGGAACTGTTGCGCATCCTGGGCCTGGACGCCGATTCCGGCCCCACCAGCTTCGAGCGCCTGCTGCAATGCCTGCCGGAAGACCAGCGACCGCTGCTGCTCGATGCCTTCATGGAGCTGCATGCGAGCGGCACCAGCTACGGCCTGGAACACAAGGTGCTACGGCCCGATGGCGGCGAATGCATCGTCTTTCACCAGGCCGAAGCCGTGCGCGAAGGCCGCCAGGTGCTGCTGATGCGCGGTACCGTGCAGGACATCACGGAACGCAAGCTGCAGCAATTGCGCATCGAATACCTGGCTAACCACGATGCGCTGACGGACTTGCCCAACCGCCAGTTGCTGAACGACCGCATCGGCCAGGCCATCGCCCATGCCCGCCGCACCCGCCTGCACCTGGCCACCCTGATGCTGGACCTCGACCGTTTCAAGTTCGTCAACGACAGCTATGGCCACCCGGTGGGCGATGCGCTGCTGCAGGAAGTGGCCCGTCGGCTGAAGCTGGCGGTGCGCGAGGGTGACACCGTGGCACGCCAGGGCGGCGACGAATTCGTCCTCCTGCTGACGGACCTGCCCGACATCGTGACGGCCGAACAGATCGTGCAAAAAGTGCTGGCGGTGTTCGCCGATCCTTTCGTGCTGGGCGAGCATACCCTGCACGTGAGCACCAGCATCGGCGCCAGCGTGTTTCCGTCCGACGGCGACAGCGGCGACATGCTGCTCAAGACGGCCGATGCGGCCCTTTACAGCGCCAAGGACAAGGGCCGCAACGGCTACCAGTTCTACAACCACAAGATGGGCGTGCTGGTGGAGGAGCGGGCCGAAATCGAACACGCGCTGCACCAGGCGCTGGCGCTGGGCGAGCTGGAACTGCACTACCAGCCCAAGGTCGACCTCACCAGCGGCAAGATTTATGGCATGGAAGCGCTGCTGCGCTGGCGCCGCGACGGCATCGGCCTGGTGCCGCCGGACCGCTTCATTCCCCTAGCCGAGGAAACGGGCATGATCGTGCCCATCGGCGAATGGGTGCTGCGCACGGCGTGCGCGCAACTGGGCGTCTGGCATGCCTACGGCTTTACGCACCTGACGATGGCCGTCAACGTGTCGGCGCGCCAGTTCCGCCAGGCCGATATGCCGCAGCTGGTGCGCGAAGTGCTGGCCGACAGCGGCGTGCCGGCCCACTGCCTGGAACTGGAGCTGACGGAGAGCGTGCTGATGCAAAACCGCGACCTCGTGGTGAAGGCATTGGAACAGTTGAAGGAAATCGGCGTCACCCTGTCGCTGGACGACTTCGGCACCGGCTATTCCAGCCTGTCCTACCTCAAGCAGTTCCCCATCGACGTGGTGAAAATCGATCAATCGTTCATCCGCGACGTGACCGACAGCGTGGATGGCGCGTCGCTGACCCGCTCCATCATCGCCATGGCCAAGTCGCTGCACATGACCACCGTAGCCGAAGGCGTGGAAACGGAGGGGCAATTGGGATTTCTCAATACCAACCACTGTGACGCCATGCAAGGCTATTACTTCAGCCGCCCGCTGCCCGGCGCCGAGATGGATCAGATGTTGCATGCCGGCACCCATTTGCCGCCCGAGAACTGCCATGCCGAAACGCCGCAGCGTGTGCTGCTGCTGGTGGACGACGAAGAGCACATCCTGTCCGCCCTGCGCCGCTCGCTGCGCAAGGAAGGCTACCAGATACTCAGCACCAGCAAGCCGCAGGAAGCGCTGGAACTGGTGGCCGCCAATGCCGTGGGCGTGATCCTCACGGATGCGCGCATGCCGGGCATGTCCGGCAACGAACTCTTGCGCCGCATCAAGGGCATCTATCCGGAGATCGTGCGCGTGATGCTGTCCGGCTACCCTGAACTGCATTCGGTCACGGCAGCCATCAACGAAGGCTCGGTCTACAAGTTCATCACCAAGCCCTGGGACGAAACCTTGCTGAAAGACCATTTGCGCGAAGCCTTCGTGCGCTTCGAATCGGGCGTGCAGCGCCCGCCCGTGAGTCCGCATGGCATCGAGATCGGCAACCGTGCCGCCTAG
- a CDS encoding oxidoreductase, with product MPDQLFFAGLRALAEAAFPKHCACCGRVFATADEFIGQTQSMRQNVSGLKQSFDDNNVAIVEVYRNCLCGSTLMDFFSDRRSTSEASQERRQLFERLLPLLMEKGMERAAAREYLLHVVRGQLP from the coding sequence ATGCCGGATCAGCTGTTCTTCGCAGGCTTGCGCGCCTTGGCCGAAGCCGCCTTTCCCAAGCATTGCGCCTGCTGCGGGCGCGTCTTCGCCACGGCGGACGAGTTTATCGGGCAGACGCAATCGATGCGCCAGAATGTCTCCGGGCTGAAACAAAGCTTCGACGATAACAACGTGGCCATCGTCGAGGTCTACCGCAATTGCCTGTGCGGTTCGACCCTGATGGATTTCTTTTCAGACCGGCGCAGCACCTCCGAGGCCAGCCAGGAGCGGCGCCAGCTGTTTGAGCGCCTGTTGCCGCTGCTGATGGAAAAAGGCATGGAACGGGCTGCCGCGCGCGAATATCTGCTGCACGTCGTGCGCGGCCAGTTGCCGTGA
- a CDS encoding DASS family sodium-coupled anion symporter, which yields MYKTVRDLFLHFKEAVPFRLVPALICTALLVSMLLLPAPDGLTPKAWGLVAIFLTTILAIILKVMPIGVMAMMAIVIVSLSQVTSTSSKGAITDALSSFSNPLIWLIVVAILISRGLKKTGLGSRIGLLFISLLGKRTMGIGYGLAICELVLAPFTPSNTARGGGIVHPVMKSIANAFDSDPAKGTEKKVGTYLALVNYHANPITSAMFLTATAPNPLVVDFVAKASGQSFHLTWTTWALCMLLPGLVCLLLMPLIIYWLSPPELKATPDAVTYAKAELKSMGPLSPSEKVMLGTFALLLLLWANVPAMLFGPAFSLDATVVAFVGLFVLIITGTIDWDDVLSEKSAWDTLVWFGALVMMAEQLNKTGVIAWFSAGMKAAIVASGMDWLPIAGVLVLVFVFSHYFFASTTAHISAMLLAFLTVGLHLIPAEYHVPFMLMMTAGSAIMMTLTHYATGTSPIIFGSGFVTMGNWWRVGFIMCVVELLIFAVVGTTWWKVLGYW from the coding sequence ATGTATAAAACAGTGCGCGACTTGTTCCTGCATTTCAAGGAAGCCGTCCCATTCCGCCTCGTCCCCGCCCTGATCTGCACCGCTTTGCTCGTGAGCATGCTATTGCTGCCGGCGCCGGACGGCTTGACGCCCAAGGCCTGGGGCCTGGTGGCGATTTTCCTCACCACGATTCTGGCGATCATCCTGAAAGTCATGCCGATCGGCGTGATGGCCATGATGGCCATCGTCATCGTGTCGCTGTCGCAAGTGACGTCGACCTCGTCCAAGGGCGCCATCACGGATGCGCTCAGCAGTTTCTCGAATCCCTTGATCTGGCTGATCGTCGTGGCGATCCTGATTTCGCGCGGCCTGAAAAAGACGGGACTGGGCAGCCGCATCGGCCTGCTGTTCATTTCCCTGCTGGGCAAGCGCACCATGGGCATCGGCTATGGCCTGGCCATTTGCGAACTGGTGCTGGCGCCATTTACGCCCAGTAACACGGCGCGCGGTGGCGGCATCGTCCACCCCGTCATGAAATCGATCGCCAACGCCTTCGATTCGGATCCGGCCAAGGGCACGGAAAAGAAGGTCGGCACCTACCTGGCCCTCGTCAACTACCACGCCAACCCGATCACCTCGGCCATGTTTTTGACGGCCACGGCGCCCAATCCGCTGGTGGTCGACTTCGTGGCCAAGGCCAGCGGCCAGAGTTTCCACCTGACGTGGACCACCTGGGCCCTGTGCATGCTGTTGCCGGGCCTGGTCTGCCTGCTGCTGATGCCCCTGATTATTTATTGGCTGTCGCCGCCGGAACTCAAGGCCACGCCCGACGCCGTCACCTACGCCAAGGCGGAACTGAAAAGCATGGGCCCGCTGTCGCCGTCGGAAAAAGTCATGCTGGGCACCTTCGCCTTGCTGCTGTTGCTGTGGGCCAACGTTCCCGCCATGCTGTTCGGCCCCGCGTTTTCGCTCGATGCGACGGTGGTCGCCTTTGTCGGCCTGTTCGTGCTGATCATCACGGGCACCATCGACTGGGATGACGTGCTGTCGGAAAAGAGTGCCTGGGACACTTTGGTGTGGTTCGGCGCGCTCGTCATGATGGCCGAGCAACTCAACAAGACGGGCGTGATCGCCTGGTTCTCGGCCGGCATGAAGGCGGCGATTGTCGCCAGCGGCATGGACTGGCTGCCGATCGCCGGCGTCCTGGTGCTGGTGTTTGTCTTCTCGCACTACTTCTTCGCCAGCACGACGGCCCACATCAGCGCCATGCTGCTGGCCTTCCTGACGGTGGGCCTGCACCTGATCCCGGCCGAATACCACGTGCCCTTCATGCTGATGATGACGGCCGGCTCGGCCATCATGATGACACTGACCCACTATGCGACGGGCACCTCGCCCATCATCTTCGGCAGCGGCTTCGTGACCATGGGCAACTGGTGGAGAGTCGGCTTCATCATGTGCGTGGTGGAGCTGCTGATCTTTGCCGTCGTCGGCACGACGTGGTGGAAGGTGCTGGGCTACTGGTAA
- a CDS encoding acyltransferase family protein, with protein MNTRNHHIDALRGAAILGVLLLHFALAYGLKNSPLEILPAWLLRAAYQGNYGVTMFFVISGYLITSTSLQRWGDLARIDLAAFYLYRIARLLPSLLLALSIIVLLGVLDVPYFANSDGGKDLPASYFVIAIASVLTFWHNVLMQSAGYFNYCLNVYWSLSVEEMFYLLLPLSCRILRRRQAIMLLCGAAIVAGPVYRSLHADNEIDFMYGYIACFDAIAIGCLTAMLTQRWQPSARIGRLLRWTAGLALAAVYVRGIGGNEVFGFTLVALASAAFILGGVAAGPASQRRPGPLQWLGRHSYELYLFHIIVLAGMRNVVDKAGLGYAERLPWLALFLAATALAAALVARYVSEPANAAIRQRWRRAAEK; from the coding sequence TTGAATACCCGCAACCACCATATCGACGCCTTGCGCGGCGCCGCCATCCTGGGCGTGCTGCTGCTGCACTTCGCCCTCGCCTACGGCTTGAAGAACAGCCCGCTCGAAATCCTGCCCGCCTGGCTGCTGCGCGCCGCCTACCAGGGCAATTACGGCGTGACCATGTTTTTCGTCATTTCCGGCTATCTGATCACCTCGACCTCGCTGCAGCGCTGGGGCGACCTGGCGCGCATCGACCTGGCGGCGTTCTATCTCTACCGCATTGCCCGCCTGCTGCCATCGCTGCTGCTGGCCCTGTCCATCATCGTGCTGCTGGGCGTGCTGGACGTGCCCTACTTTGCCAACTCGGACGGCGGCAAGGATTTGCCCGCCAGCTATTTCGTCATCGCCATCGCCTCCGTGCTGACCTTCTGGCATAACGTGCTGATGCAAAGCGCCGGCTATTTCAATTACTGCCTGAATGTGTACTGGTCCTTGTCCGTCGAAGAAATGTTTTATCTGCTGCTGCCCTTGTCGTGCCGCATCCTGCGCCGGCGCCAGGCGATCATGCTGCTGTGCGGCGCCGCCATCGTCGCCGGCCCCGTGTATCGCAGCCTGCATGCGGACAATGAGATTGACTTCATGTACGGCTATATCGCCTGCTTCGACGCCATCGCCATCGGTTGCCTGACGGCCATGCTGACGCAACGCTGGCAACCAAGCGCGCGGATCGGGCGACTCTTGCGCTGGACAGCGGGCCTGGCTCTGGCGGCCGTGTATGTGCGCGGCATCGGCGGCAATGAGGTGTTCGGTTTTACCCTGGTCGCCTTAGCCAGCGCCGCCTTCATCCTTGGCGGCGTGGCGGCCGGACCGGCCAGCCAGCGACGGCCCGGCCCGCTGCAATGGCTGGGCCGCCATAGCTACGAACTCTATCTGTTCCATATCATCGTGCTGGCCGGCATGCGCAATGTGGTGGACAAGGCGGGCCTGGGCTACGCGGAACGCCTGCCCTGGCTGGCGCTGTTCCTGGCCGCAACGGCGCTCGCTGCCGCCCTCGTGGCACGCTACGTGTCCGAACCGGCCAATGCCGCCATCCGCCAGCGCTGGCGGCGTGCCGCGGAAAAGTGA
- a CDS encoding ferredoxin--NADP reductase: MSSMNEERVLSVHHWTDTLFSFTTTRDPSLRFSNGHFTMIGLRVDGKPLLRAYSIASANYEDHLEFFSIKVPGGPLTSRLQHLQVGDTVIVGRKPTGTLVSDYLLPGKRLYMLSTGTGLAPFLSIVRDPDIYERFDELILVHGVRQVDELAYHDLLEEHLPKHEFLGEMVSDKLRYYPTVTREDFRNMGRITELIENGKLAEDLGVPALNPAEDRVMICGSSDMLRDLKEMLEARGFKEGNTSTPGDFVVERAFAEK, encoded by the coding sequence ATGAGTTCGATGAATGAAGAGCGCGTTTTAAGCGTGCACCACTGGACGGATACCCTGTTCTCCTTTACCACCACGCGCGACCCGTCGCTGCGTTTCTCGAATGGCCATTTCACCATGATCGGCCTGCGCGTCGATGGCAAGCCGTTGCTGCGCGCCTACAGTATCGCCAGCGCCAATTACGAAGACCACCTGGAATTTTTCAGCATCAAGGTACCGGGCGGTCCATTGACGTCGCGCTTGCAGCACTTGCAAGTGGGCGACACCGTCATCGTCGGCCGCAAGCCGACGGGCACCCTGGTGTCCGACTACCTGCTGCCAGGCAAGCGCCTGTACATGCTGTCGACGGGCACGGGCCTGGCGCCTTTCCTCAGCATCGTGCGCGATCCGGACATCTACGAACGCTTCGACGAATTGATCCTCGTGCACGGCGTGCGCCAGGTCGATGAGCTGGCTTACCACGACTTGCTGGAAGAGCACCTGCCGAAACACGAATTCCTGGGCGAAATGGTCAGCGACAAGCTGCGCTACTACCCGACCGTGACGCGCGAAGACTTCCGCAACATGGGCCGCATCACGGAGCTGATCGAGAATGGCAAGCTGGCCGAAGACCTGGGCGTGCCGGCACTGAACCCTGCCGAAGACCGCGTGATGATCTGCGGCAGCTCGGACATGCTGCGCGACCTGAAGGAAATGCTGGAAGCGCGTGGCTTCAAGGAAGGCAATACCTCGACGCCTGGCGACTTCGTTGTCGAGCGCGCGTTCGCCGAGAAGTAA
- a CDS encoding type 1 glutamine amidotransferase family protein, with protein sequence MTRAITILTENFADWETALLNSTARLYYGFYTEFATPGGLPVTSSGGMLVTPQLALEEIVLDELDLLMVCGGSHWQSGKAPDISPLLRAARDRNIVLAGICDGTRVLAQAGVLDNVRHTSNCADNLTATGYAGAALYQDVPWAVADQRVITAPGTAPVSFTKEVLRALGIADDNLAAYLAMHGAEHGKTPG encoded by the coding sequence ATGACACGTGCCATCACCATTCTGACCGAGAACTTTGCCGATTGGGAAACCGCCCTGCTCAATTCCACGGCGCGCCTGTATTACGGCTTTTACACGGAGTTCGCCACGCCCGGCGGCTTGCCCGTCACCTCGTCCGGCGGCATGCTGGTCACCCCGCAACTGGCGCTGGAAGAGATTGTGCTTGATGAACTCGATTTGCTGATGGTATGTGGCGGCAGCCACTGGCAAAGCGGCAAGGCGCCCGATATCTCCCCCTTGCTGCGCGCGGCCCGCGACAGGAATATCGTGCTGGCCGGCATTTGCGACGGCACGCGCGTGCTGGCGCAGGCTGGCGTGCTCGACAACGTGCGCCACACCTCGAATTGCGCCGATAACCTGACGGCAACCGGCTATGCGGGCGCCGCCCTGTACCAGGATGTGCCGTGGGCCGTGGCCGACCAGCGTGTCATCACGGCACCGGGCACGGCGCCCGTCAGCTTCACGAAGGAAGTCTTGCGCGCCCTGGGCATCGCCGATGACAACCTGGCCGCCTACCTGGCCATGCACGGCGCCGAACACGGCAAGACGCCCGGCTAA